The genomic region CATGAAGCAGAAAAGCAGTCTGCTGATTGGTTTGCCCAAAGAAGTATCACTGCAGGAAAAACGCATTGCGCTGACGCCCGAAGGTGTGACCATTCTGGTCCGGCACGGGCACCAGGTGCTGGTAGAGGCCGGGGCGGGGCTGGGCGCCAAATTTCAGGACCGCGAGTATTCGGAAGCCGGAGCGCAGATCGTGCAGTCGCCTAAGGAGGTGTACGAAGCGAACCTGATTCTGAAGGTCGAGCCGCTGCTGGACGACGAGTTTGATTTTATCAAAACCGGAAGCACGCTGATTTCGGCGGTCAATCTGCCCAATCACAAGCGGAAATACTTCGAACGGCTCAACGAAAAGAAGATTACCGCCCTCGGGTTTGAATACATTGAAGACCGCGTGGGCGGCATGCCGGTAATCCGGGCCATGAGCGAAATCGCCGGCAACACGGTGATGCTGGTGGCGGCCGAATACCTCAGCAGCGCCCACGAAGGCCGGGGCATCATCCTCGGCGGCATCACGGGCGTCCCGCCGACGAAGGTCGTCATTCTGGGAGCCGGAACCGTGGCCGAATACGCCGCCCGGACGGCCCTGGGCCTGGGTGCCGACATCAAGGTTTTCGACAAGCACATCTACAAACTCCAGCGCCTGAAGTACGCCATCGGGCAGCACATCTACACCTCCATCCTCGATACCGAGTCGCTGCTGGAAGGCATTCAGCGAGCCGACGTGGTGATTGGCGCCATGCGGGCCGAAGACGGCTCAGCGCCGATTATTATCTCGGAAGACATGGTCATGAAGATGAAGCCGGATTCCGTGCTGATCGACGTGTCCATCGACCAGGGGGGGAATTTTGAAACGTCGCGGATGACGACCCACAAGGAGCCGGTTTATAAACTGCACGACGTCATTCATTACTGTGTACCCAATATTGCGTCCCGGGTTGCGCATACGGCCAGTCTTGCGTTGAGTAATATTTTTCTTCCGTTCCTGCTCCAGACAGGGACCATCGGCGGCATCGAAGAAATGATGTACGCGAACCGATGGTTTATGAAAGGCGTTTACAGTCATAAAGGGCTGCTGACAAACGCCTTTATTGCCAAAAAATTTAATATGCGCTACAAAGACCTGAGTCTTCTGCTGGCTGCGAGAATTTAACGGTCTTCCTATTACCATGATCCATCACAGCAACGAAAA from Tellurirhabdus rosea harbors:
- a CDS encoding alanine dehydrogenase; this encodes MVTGFEELAKQTALYPQEAPAKVMKQKSSLLIGLPKEVSLQEKRIALTPEGVTILVRHGHQVLVEAGAGLGAKFQDREYSEAGAQIVQSPKEVYEANLILKVEPLLDDEFDFIKTGSTLISAVNLPNHKRKYFERLNEKKITALGFEYIEDRVGGMPVIRAMSEIAGNTVMLVAAEYLSSAHEGRGIILGGITGVPPTKVVILGAGTVAEYAARTALGLGADIKVFDKHIYKLQRLKYAIGQHIYTSILDTESLLEGIQRADVVIGAMRAEDGSAPIIISEDMVMKMKPDSVLIDVSIDQGGNFETSRMTTHKEPVYKLHDVIHYCVPNIASRVAHTASLALSNIFLPFLLQTGTIGGIEEMMYANRWFMKGVYSHKGLLTNAFIAKKFNMRYKDLSLLLAARI